The Tessaracoccus flavus genome includes the window GACAGAGTCGGGCAGTGCCACCTCGGTCTTCAACTCATGGGGATGCGGCATCAGTGCCTGAAGCGCGGCGGCCTGCGTCGAGGTCAAATCGACCCGCTCCTCGTCGGAACCGACGACGGCGGTGACGCCCGGAGCCGGTCGCAACATGAGAAGATCGCCGTTCTTTCGGACCGGGATGTTGTTGTCACGAAGAACCGATGCCTCGCCTTCGCTCGGCGTCAGCGTGAGCCCGACCTCTGGGTACAACCGGGAGCCATGCTCAACAGAAAACAGCGACGACGACCGGCAGAAGTCCCTTTGTAGCAACCCCTCGCCCGTGAGCGCGATGCGGATCGCATCGAGCAGGTGTGTCTTGCCCGACTCGTTGGCGCCGACGACGGCGGTGATGTCGGGCTCGATTGGGACACGCACGTGGGGCATCCAGCCGTCCTCCAGCTGCTGCCACGGTTTCGCCTTGCTGCCCGGCGTCGCCTTCAACTCGTAGTCGAAGTTGAACGACTTGTAGAACCGGACCCAGACCTCTCGAATGCGCACGCCTGCTCCCTCCTAAACTCTTGGGGTCTCGTGGACGCCCCTCATGCGACCCTATGGCTGACCTCCGACATTGGCCGCTGGACTACTCCAGCGCGCCAACCCGACGATCAGCCCTTGGATGACCTCGGGTCGTTCCCAGGTGCGATCGTGTCTTGCGCGCGGATCGTCCCTTTGAGTGAACGGACCTGTAGCTCGCCGCCTCCGTCATTGCCGAGGATCGTGCGTGCGCGCTGAATCCCTTCGGCCTGTGTGGACGTTACGACGCTGGCGCGATCAGCTCCTGGCTTCCGTACCTCCCAGTCGCCGTCACTTCGGCGCTGGACTACTCGCTTGTTGGGTCCTGTCATGATCTTTCCTTTCTCGGATGGGACTACTGCCCCATTACTTCCTTCTGTCTGGACGGTCGTTCACCAGCGTCAGCTTGGGCTGTGGATCGTCGATGTCAGCTAGCCGTCGTATGTGACGAGGCGTCATCTGGAGGTCCTCCGCGACCTGAGTCAGCGGCACACCTGCCTGGTCGAGCAGCTCAAGCGCGGACTTCAGGAGTTCGGGTCGCTCGCCGGGATAGTCGTGAACCGGCATGGGGCGCCGAGCAATCCCGTTCAGCGTGATGTACGCGCGACGGGCTGTGGATTCCGAGATGAGATCAAGCTCCCGGGACCGGAAGATCAGCGAGTTGATGGAGACTCCCCAAAGCTGGCTAAGTTCCTCGTATCGGTTGAAGTTGATGCGTCGAGGCAACTGGTCACGGATCACATCTCGGGGAGTGAGGAACTCCGCCGCGAACATGTCCGCCTGGCGCTCTAGTTGACTGTCCGTCCCCTGCCGACCGTGGTGGAGAACGATGTGCCCCAGTTCGTGAGCGGCGGAGAACCGGTGCCGCATCACATCATTGGCCTTGTCTGGCGTCAGCACGATCATGGGACGCGGCAGCGCAATGGTTGAGAAGGCATCGATGCGACTCTTCTCGTCGAGCGAAGCATCTTCCTTCATCGAGAAAAAGACCGTCAAGATGCCGTGCTGTTCAAGCTGATACACGAGGTGCTCTATCGGACCGGTTCCGAGCAGCCAGTGTTGGCGCATGGCTCGCGCTGCGGTCGCAGGGTCCGGCACATCAAACGAATCGGCGTGCGCCCAGGCCGGGAGGTCCAATTCCGGGAACTCCACACTCTCTTCGAGGTAGCAACTGAGTTCCCATGCTTGCTCGACATACGCGGTCGCCTGCTGCTGTTGTGTAACAGTCGTTGAGCGGAGTCGACGGAACGAGGCTTCAGCGATGTCCACTTGGACACGTGGACGCCCAAGCGCGAAGAAGCCCGGTGGGACACCGAGCGCCGTGGCCAGTGCAGCGACCGTTTCTGCGCGGGGACGCACCTCTCCGCGCTCGTACTGCCCGATCGCGGCGGCGGACACACCCACCTTGCGATGAAGGTCCGCCTTGGACATCTTGCTGATCCGGCGAGCCTGGGCTAGCCGCGCTGGGTCAAACATCCTGGCGACTCCGGCGAGGTCAACATTGCCGTCGTGTGCCATCGCCATGATCAGCTGCCTTCCTGCTCGGACCGCCGCTGGCGCAGCTTCACCGAGGTACGCGGGCGGTCGCCGCTGTTGAACCCAGCGACAGGCTTCAACATGGTGCGCGGAGCATCGACCGAAGAAGGCGTGCGCTCGTAGGTCAACCGCTCGGGGTCGGCAAACTCCAGGTACCGACCGTTCAGTCGCGCGGGCGCGAAGTAGATCGTTCCCACGCCCTGCGGCGTACTGCTGTAGTACGGGACGAAGAGGGTCGTGCGAGGCACGGCCAACTCGACGTGGCTGAGGGCATCCTCAAGAGATGCAGGCTGATCTCCTTCGAGAACGTCACTGATGTCGAAGAGCCCGGGGTCGGAGTACTTGACGTTACTCGTCTTCGAGAGGAGTTCACGGCGCGAGTCGGGCAAGTAGCTGAGTCGGACTCGGCGAAAATTGCGCGGCATCTGCTTGCCCACACGTTGCGCGAAGATGAGCGTGTTGCCGACGAAGGTCAGCATCCGTCGGGTGGTGGGAATCTTGGCCTCTCGATAGGAAGGCAGGTCAGACAGAAGTGTGCGGAGTTCCTTCTGTACGCCACGGGCCATCCCCGCGCCATACACGTCCTGGTCCCCATCGGGATCGTCATACGCTGCCTGAGCGCGCGCCGAGCGCTCCTGGCTGCGCTGGATCGCGGTCGGGATTCGTTCGCGGAGTGCCGCGAGTTCTGCTGGCTGGAACTCGCCGCGCCAGTCGTCGCTGTCGTGTTGCTGAACCACCGGGTCCTCCTTCGCCGTCACGAAGGACTCTAGCACACAACTTTAGTCTCAATCGTGATTCCGTCAGAGTTAGCGAGTATAGGAGGGTCGCCACGGTCACTCTTCACTCGGTTCAGTGCCATCAGTCTGTCAGATCAGGTTCGGCAGACCGGAGCGGCGCGCTCCATTGGTGCAATCCACGATGAGCCCAGCCTCGGCCAGCGCTTCGCGTACGGCCTTACGGTCCACGCCCATCCGGCGACCGATCGCACGCATCGAGACGGCCGCTCGGGCGAGGCGCACCGCCTCGGCCTTCTCGTCGATGCCCAGCCCCGGTCGTCGACTCGGCACGTTGCGACGACGCAGGTGCGAGAACACCGTGGCGCGGTGGATGCCGTATCTCTCAGCGAGCGTCTTGACGCTCATCCCGGCCAGGTAGTCGCCGACGAGGGCGTCCACCTCGGAGGCGGTGAGAAAAGTTTGAGCCGTCTCGACAGTCCTCACAACAGGGCCACGATCGTCCTTCGGAGCGGTATCCTGGGGACGTCGAGAGACCTCGTAGACCCCACGGTTTAGGCGGTTGACCAGGGTTTTTGTCTTGGGGGCGGAGTTGGCGAACGTACTACTCAGGCACCCCAAACGGGTCAGGTTTGAACTCGCGACCAGGGGTCCACCCTTGGTCGCGGGGTCAGCCTGGCCCATTTTCTTTGCCTCGGCGGCAGCGACCGCATCCCCGACGACAGATCGCCGATCACCCCGTACATCTGCGCGTGCTGATCGAACGCACGGCTCGCGTGCGCCAACCCCCGCAGAGCCTCGGACGCCTCAGCGGCGTCGACAGTCGAATCGAAGAACGTGGGCATGGTGGCCTCCATTGGTGGGTCGCGTCACTCAGGAGGTGTGCCCGTGCTCCGCAGATCACTGAGGCATTCAGCAGCGGGCGGCTTCTCGTCTCACCGATCCACCGCACTTGGAGCCAGTGAACTTCGGGTACCGAGGAGGTGAGGCGTGAACGACGACGAAGAGCTGCGTTGGGTGCGGCGTCGTGAGGGAACCCACCGTTCCGAGTCGAGGGCGACCCGTGGGTATGAGCGGGACCTACTCCGTGACGACGACACCAGGAACTTGCTTGGTCCTACTGAGTCTCGACCCGCCGACATCGACGAGATCGTACGGTCGCGCGGACCTGTTGGCCCGGCGCGTCCTTCGCCCGGTCAGGAGTTCCGGTACCAAGTCGGCGACGCAATCATGGAGGCGCTAGCGCCCTACATTGAGCGTGGAGTCGATGTTGCGGTGGATGCCGCGGTCCTCGGTGTCCTGCGTTGAACCAGCGCCGGAAGATGCTGCGCCAGGCGCTGTCCGGCCTGTACGGGGGCTCCGCGGCGGCATCCGCTGTGCTGGAAGCCGCCGGTGTCGCACCCACCGCACGCGGCGAGGACCTCACGGTCGACGACTACCACCGCATCGCTCTGGTGCAGCCCGGTGCGGCGCAGGTGCCGATAGCCTGACAACGTGACCGAACCGCGCTTCCGCCCCGATGTCCCCGAGCTCCACCGGCCGTATGCCGCGGCCGCCGAGCGCTACCAGCGCTTCGCCTACCGCCAGGTCGGAACGAGCGGCCTCTACCTGCCGCCCATCTCCCTCGGGCTGTGGTGGAACTTCGGCGACAACATCCCGCTCGACAACCAGCGCGCGCTGCTGCGGCACGCCTTCGACAGCGGCATCACGCACTTCGACCTCGCCAACAACTACGGCCCGCCGTACGGCTCGGCCGAGAAGAACTTCGGTCGCATCTTCGCGGAGGGCTTCGCCCCGTACCGCGATGAGCTGATCATCTCCTCGAAGGCCGGCTACGACATGTGGCCCGGCCCGTACGGCGACCTCGGCAGCCGCAAGTATGATGAAGGTGTGCCTGTCGCTCGAGGTGCTCATGCACCTCGGCTTCGCGCTGACCACGAACGGTGCCGTCGCGATGGCGATCATGTTCGGCTTCGGCGCGTACGCCTTCGTCTGGGGCACGATCTCGACGACCGTGCGCCAGCGTCTCGTGCCGAACGAGCTGCAGGGCCGGGTGGGCTCGGTGAACATGGTGGGCGTCTTCGGCGGGATGGTGCTCGGTCAGGCGCTCGGCGGACTCATCGCGCAGGCGTGGGGTCTGACGGCGCCGTGGTGGTTCGCGTTCGCCGGGTCGGCGCTGACGCTCGCGCTGATGTGGCGGCAGATCTCGCACATCGCCGCCGCCAGACCAGCGCTCGACGACGACGCCGTGACCGCTTAGCGCTCGGCGAGGCGCGCGTCGAGCCCGCTGCGAACCGCCGGCCACTCGTGCGGCAGGATCGAGTACGCCGCGGTGTCGCGCAGCGACCCGTCCGGCATGATGCGATGGCTGCGCAGGATGCCGTCGAGCTTGGCCCCGAGACGCTCGATCGCCGCACGCGACTGCCTGTTGTGGAAGTGCGTCATGAGCGCCACGGCGATCGCGTCGCACGCATCGAAGGCGTGGCCGAGCAGCAGCCGCTTCATCGCCGGGTTCACCTCGGTGCCCTGAGCCGGCGCGCCGATCCAGGTGTAGCCGATCTCGACACGACGGTTGGGCTGATCGATGGTGCAGAACGTCGTCATGCCGACCACCTCGCCGGTGTGCAGCCGGCGCACCGCGAACGGGTTCATCGCACCCGCCTCACGCAGTGCCAGCCGGCGGTCGATCTCGGCGGGCACCTCATCGGCGGTCGGCACTGAGGTGTACCAGGCGGGTGTCAGCGTCGCCGCGGCGCGGCTCAGCTCGTCGGCGTGCGCGTGGTCGAGCGGCTCGAGCCGCACGAACGCATCCTGCAGGGTGGTCTCATCGAGAAAGCGCACCCCAGCAGGTTAGCGGGATCAGGCGAAGGACCCGTACACCGCGAGCGTGTTCGCCGCGAGCTGCGTGCACAGCTCGTCGACGTCGACGTCGAGTTCGGCCGCCATGAAGCGCACCGTGAGCGGCACGAGATACGGAGCGTTGGGCCGCCCGCGAAGCGGCACCGGGGTGAGGAAGGGCGCGTCGGTCTCGACGAGGATGCGCTCGAGAGGCGTGACCTGCAGCGCGTCGCGCAGGTTCTGCGCGTTCTTGAACGTGATGTTGCCGGCGAACGACAGCCAGTACCCGGCATCCGCCGCGACCCGCGCCATCGCCTCGTCACCCGAGAAGCAGTGGAACACGGTCTTCTCGGGTGCGCCGACGCGGGTCAACGTCTCGAGCACGTCGTCGTGCGCGTCGCGGTCGTGGATCTGCATGGCGACGCCGTGCTTCTTCGCCAGCGCGATGTGCGCCTCGAACGACTCGTGCTGCGCGGGCCTGCCCGGCTCGTCGGTGCGGAAGTAGTCCAGTCCGGTCTCGCCGATGGCCCGCGTGCGCGGGTGCGCGGCGAGCTCATCGATCACCGCGATCGCCTCATCGAGCCGACCCTCGGCCGCGTAGGTGGGCGCGTCGTTCGGGTGGATGGCGACGGCGGCGAGCACACGAGGGTCGGATGCCGCGGCATCCACCGCCCACCGAGACGACTCGACGTCGCCCGACGCCTGCACGACCCCGGCGATGCCGAGGGCCGTTTTCACGTTCCTTCATCGATGAGGCTGGCGAGCGATTCCGCGAGATGAGATACACCCGACAAACCCCCGCGGGTGCTCGCACGGTGGGACAATGGCTGTGGGAGCCGGCGTGGACGCCAGCCCACCCAGTTCCGGTTCCCGGATAGGGGTAACTGTCATGTTCGAGCAGCAACTTCACAAGATGCGTGACGCCGAGGGATTCATCGCCGCGCTGGACCAGAGCGGCGGCAGCACACCGAAGGCACTGCGGCTCTACGGGCTCGAATCCTGGGCCGACGACGAGGAGATGTTCGACAAGGTCCACGAGATGCGCACCCGCATCATGATGAGCCCCAGCTTCGACGGGAAGCGCATTCTGGGAACCATCCTCTTCCAGGACACTCTCGCCCGCCAGGTCGATGGACGCCCGACGGCCGACTATCTCTGGAACGTCAAGGGCATCGTCCCCATTCTCAAGGTCGACAAGGGGCTCCTGGACATGGAGGCGGGCGCCCGCCTCATGCGACCCATGCCGGACCTCGACGCCGTGCTGGCAGCGGCGCTGGAGCAAGGAGTCTTCGGCACCAAGATGCGCTCCGTCATCCTGGAGCCGGGGGGAGGCCTGGCTGCAGTCGTCGAGCAGCAGTTCGACGTCGGCGAGCACATCTTCCGTGCCGGGCTCGTGCCTATCCTCGAACCGGAGATCGACATCCACAGCCCGCTCAAGGCCGAGGCGGAGGAGCAACTCCACGACGCCCTCCTCAGCCACCTGGATCAACTACCCGACGACCACTGGGTCATGCTGAAACTGACCCTGCCCGAGACCGACGACCTGTACCTCGATCTCGTGAGACACCCACGCGTGCTGCGCGTCTTCGCCCTGTCCGGTGGGTACACCCGCGCCGAGGCGAACGAGCGGCTGGCCCGCCAGCACGGGATCGTGGCGAGCTTCTCCAGGGCGCTCACGGAGGGGCTCTCCGTCCATCAGAGCGCGCAAGAGTTCGATGCCCTGCTCGACGAATCGATCCGGAGCATTTTCGACGCCTCGCGATCCCCCATGGAGGTCTGACTAGGATCGGTCCATGATCCGAGAATGCGACGCCGTTGTCATCGGCGCGGGCCACCACGGGCTCGTGGCCGCCGCCCTCCTCGCCGACGCCGGCTGGGACGTCATCGTCCTCGACGCTCGCAGCAAGGTGGGCGGTGCCGTCGCCTCGACGACGATCGACGGCTTCGTCGTCGACGAGTTCTCGTCCAACCACCCGCTGGGTAAGGCCTCGCCGGTCCTGCGCGATCTCGAATTGGAGCGCCACGGACTCACCTGGGTGGATCACCGCCCGTCGGTGGTCCATGTGGCCGACGAGGACGACGGCGCCGGCTCGGCCATCGAGTCGACGCCCGAGGAGACCGCCGCCGCGCTCGATGCCGATCACGTCGGCGACGGCGACGCCTGGCTGAAGATGTGCACCGGATGGGAGCGCGTACGCGAGCCGCTCCTGCACGCTCTGCTCAGCGGCTGGCCGCCCGTCCGCGCCGGGGCTGGGTTGGCGCGTCGGCTCGGTGCCGCAGGGCTGCTCGACTTCGCCCGGTTCGCCTTACTGCCGTCCGAGCAGATGGGACGGGAGTGGTTCGGCGGTCAGCGGGCGCGGGATCTGCTGGCGGGCAACGCGGCCCACGCCGACGTCTCCCCCCTCGCTCCAGTCAGCGGGATGATGGCGTTCATCATGACGATGCTGGCCCAGGA containing:
- a CDS encoding DUF2188 domain-containing protein — its product is MTGPNKRVVQRRSDGDWEVRKPGADRASVVTSTQAEGIQRARTILGNDGGGELQVRSLKGTIRAQDTIAPGNDPRSSKG
- a CDS encoding helix-turn-helix domain-containing protein: MAMAHDGNVDLAGVARMFDPARLAQARRISKMSKADLHRKVGVSAAAIGQYERGEVRPRAETVAALATALGVPPGFFALGRPRVQVDIAEASFRRLRSTTVTQQQQATAYVEQAWELSCYLEESVEFPELDLPAWAHADSFDVPDPATAARAMRQHWLLGTGPIEHLVYQLEQHGILTVFFSMKEDASLDEKSRIDAFSTIALPRPMIVLTPDKANDVMRHRFSAAHELGHIVLHHGRQGTDSQLERQADMFAAEFLTPRDVIRDQLPRRINFNRYEELSQLWGVSINSLIFRSRELDLISESTARRAYITLNGIARRPMPVHDYPGERPELLKSALELLDQAGVPLTQVAEDLQMTPRHIRRLADIDDPQPKLTLVNDRPDRRK
- a CDS encoding MFS transporter; the protein is MMKVCLSLEVLMHLGFALTTNGAVAMAIMFGFGAYAFVWGTISTTVRQRLVPNELQGRVGSVNMVGVFGGMVLGQALGGLIAQAWGLTAPWWFAFAGSALTLALMWRQISHIAAARPALDDDAVTA
- a CDS encoding GNAT family N-acetyltransferase, yielding MRFLDETTLQDAFVRLEPLDHAHADELSRAAATLTPAWYTSVPTADEVPAEIDRRLALREAGAMNPFAVRRLHTGEVVGMTTFCTIDQPNRRVEIGYTWIGAPAQGTEVNPAMKRLLLGHAFDACDAIAVALMTHFHNRQSRAAIERLGAKLDGILRSHRIMPDGSLRDTAAYSILPHEWPAVRSGLDARLAER
- a CDS encoding TatD family hydrolase codes for the protein MKTALGIAGVVQASGDVESSRWAVDAAASDPRVLAAVAIHPNDAPTYAAEGRLDEAIAVIDELAAHPRTRAIGETGLDYFRTDEPGRPAQHESFEAHIALAKKHGVAMQIHDRDAHDDVLETLTRVGAPEKTVFHCFSGDEAMARVAADAGYWLSFAGNITFKNAQNLRDALQVTPLERILVETDAPFLTPVPLRGRPNAPYLVPLTVRFMAAELDVDVDELCTQLAANTLAVYGSFA
- a CDS encoding fructose bisphosphate aldolase produces the protein MFEQQLHKMRDAEGFIAALDQSGGSTPKALRLYGLESWADDEEMFDKVHEMRTRIMMSPSFDGKRILGTILFQDTLARQVDGRPTADYLWNVKGIVPILKVDKGLLDMEAGARLMRPMPDLDAVLAAALEQGVFGTKMRSVILEPGGGLAAVVEQQFDVGEHIFRAGLVPILEPEIDIHSPLKAEAEEQLHDALLSHLDQLPDDHWVMLKLTLPETDDLYLDLVRHPRVLRVFALSGGYTRAEANERLARQHGIVASFSRALTEGLSVHQSAQEFDALLDESIRSIFDASRSPMEV